The nucleotide window ATACACTGGATCAGTAATGATatcaattttttgtaatatgaCTGATTTATCAGGCATTTGAGGTGGAAgcaaaaagtgttttttaaacatcTTATCCTCTGTGTCTTTTAAGCATTCAGATATATTATTCCTACTGACTTTTGTTTCGCGTTTCCGGAGCTTGGTTTTTATTATGTGCTTCATCTTTTCAACCTCCTGATTTAACGCTTCAATATTATGgctttaaattacaaaatattgctACTCACTGTATTGTCATTTTCATAAGCTAGTGATATCAGAAAACTAAGATGTGACTTTGGATGATATTGCTTGTCTAAGATTTTGGAGAAAGTGCCTATTGCTGCAGCacgaaatattttatgggGTTCCAATATTAATATATCATTCAACCCTaaaataattagttcattAGTTCATTCATGATAAAAATCATCATGTTTTACTCTACCATCTTTATTGTCATATAGATTTCCAAAATGAAACTTTGGAAATTGATcctttaaatgtaaaaacatACTGTGTGCTCTTACAGACAAGCATTTTGGGAAACTcacattaaatgaaaaatttgagtaATTATAAGAGTTTATGTCAAGTGATTTAAAACCTTcagcaaatatttcaatactttCTTGATTGAAACAGTCCAAACACACAGGGCATATAtttgattttggttttttgaCACAAGGTTCAGAAatgccattttgaatattatctTCCAAAATTTGTTGTGAAACCTTAAAAAAGAATATCTCAGTTAACCTTTTGCCTGATAACCAGAAAATAAactattcaaattaaattttttcattgttccatttttatggaaattatagCTTTGGTAAAATCCCTGTTAAATTGGAAACTAAAGATAATGTGGATGTGTAAGCTATCCACCAAAAAACCCCCAAAAATGGGTACCtggatttgaaaattttcattaaatcagATATTTTTGATTCAAGTATTAAATCAAGTAATTAGGTATATTTCTAATATAAGCCTGTAAACGATCCTTTGTTGCATACTGAAAAACTGACAGTCAGTGGAGCACTGTGCTCCATCGTCTCTTTTGAcacataattttgaatttaatcaCAATATAAcctaaaagtacaaaatattGACTAATCATCTCATAGCACTGACAAGTTGCAGGCTTGATGGTGGCAAGAACCAGAACAATGCTTAAATGCAAAATTGACCAGAGCAATATTCAGTTGTGAAGAACGGAACAAGTTCATATTTGCCTTATTGAAAACTAAAACATACCAATTTGTTTAGGTATTCTTTTGGGTGTAAATAAGGGTTTCCATTTTCAGTTATCTGAGTCCCAATAAGCCTTAAAATACATCTTGTACAACAACTCAActcttgaagaaaatttacaacTGAAATGAGATCTTCCTTTGAGTTAATGCTCATGTTTCTTAAAAAGAAATGCGGAATAACgaatagaaatattaaaagtataagAATGGGTAATTCCTTGagtctatatttaaaaataaatattgaaattcaaaaaaaaattagtttttataaattttcttttgggaCACGTTGGAAAAAAAGAGGTTAGGACGACACAATGCGCGCAAATGattgctatttttatttgctaatCGAATCCATAAAGGAAGAAATACGACAACGTTGCAGTTAGAGCAAAGCAAAGGATAGCATCTTGCATATGCACtctacagtttttttaaagattaaaattcagaaatttgacgtttatttgaataaaaataaaacagaagaTGATTTACTGTAAGAAAGATATCAAGATCTCACTGACGAAGCTGAATGACTATGAAAAGTTGATGAAATTCTAGGGATTTATGATACTAAATATAGGCCGGATTAAACATGACAAAACCTGTTATCTCGAGAACTTGAACGTGGAGGCAGAATCGgtcgctaaaaaaaaattcaaaaataaactttaaatcgCAAAATGTAAGTATCGGAAATAGACTTAGGCTCCAGGTACCCACAGATATTAATGCTCCATTGCCAACTTTAACTTCAAGTCTTGATAATTTCTAATCCAAGAatgaaggaaaattttgaCTGATCCCTTGACAAGTTGCTCTGGACGTATGCTTCTCCGTCCTTCTTATTGAATGTAGATAGGTTTTCTCATTTTGATCCGGCTTCCTTCACCAAGCTACCAAGGCTAAGCTCCGCCTCTTCTCCTCCCACTCTTCATTTACCACCGAAGGAGATGAAGGTAAAGAAGGTGGAAGGTGAAACGATGTCGTTGAccgtaatttttttcactgttGAAACTAACTAAAAATCATGTGATTGAGTAAAAAGTGATGCCAAACCGTTAGCCTAAGACCGGCAGGAATTTCAAGAATCTAACCGACCGAGGACTGCCTGAACTTGTATTTCCGATTTTCGGAAGTATAACAGTGGTTTCTCTTTTGCCAAACAGGTGGTAGTATTTTTGACAATTCCTAATTCATAAACTTACTCATGTTTACATCTTAATAACTCAGTTTCTGTTTATACGCTCGGGATGATTAGAAAAGAGGTTTACAAAGGGTTATCACTGGGGATGATTAGAAATCAGGTTTACAAAAGGTTCTTAGCATATTTAACACTTTCATATgggtttcaattttaataacagtGAAAGTGTATCAGGAATCTTCCTTCTCTTCCATTAATCAACATTAGGTAACTCGCctttatgttattatttattcagcCTAAGTGAGACGGTTAATTTCAGATGCACAATATGATGATCTGATTTCATTCAATGAAACCTTCTATGAATGAAGATGATTGAAGAAAAAGCTCATAGAAAGATGCATGAACTATTTATGCAAGTCCTGAAGAACAGGGACTTGTCCCGAGCTGGAGATTTGTTTTCTGTCCCAGATGCTATTATAGTTAATGATCTGACAAATGTGgtaagtttttgaattaatagatattttatttatatttacattgcAAATAAAACTACCAAGATCATCACCATAGAATAAGGTAGCCTAAAGTGACATGACACATATGTAGACTCAAGGTAGAGTCCAGATGTTTTGGACCCTTTTGGTGGATTTAAGTGGGATTATAAATCTGATTGCATACTTTGGGGTATAATTTTCAAGCAGGATTTTATGGTCATCAGACCAAAAACTATTGAAAGAATGAGTTTTAAAACACtagagattttttatatttgactATCCATTGTGTTTCCCCTGTCTTCTATCTCAAATGTAAATATGCTGCCATTTTATGACTGACTTTTCACTTGAAAAGGTAACACAGGTATCATTTTATAATAGGTCAgttatttctgaaatttttaagtaatacaAGGAAAGACTATATGACTCTGTACTGTCGTTgatgtacatacatatttattagaCATGAAACAAGGAATAAAGCACATATATCCATTTATTTATGCTTCTTTGCAGATTAAGGAAATTACAGCTATTGCTTCTCTTTCTGATTATGTTAACAATGACAATGATCAAAGTGTAGTCGAGATATGTATTACTAGGTAAGTCAAGTAGATAACTAATAGTAGTCAGTGTTGTATCCatattaaacaaaacattacattttattgaatttgtgCACTAGGTACTCTATGtaatcattattttataatcCTATCagaagttaaaatttcataagttAATAAATGATCCaggaaaactaaaaatattttcctattaATTTTCAGGGTCACTTCATGCATTCGTGAAACTGGTAGCATTGAACAACATTGTGATGCATTAGTGAACCTTTTAGAATCATGTTTACATCACAATTTGCAAGTGTCCAATAGAGATGAGGATCCTCCTCATGCCAAGATCTCAAGTGATATTAtttcttgtatatttttggtAAGATTGCATACTATTTACTAGGTGCTTTGCTTAATCTAACAATGCAATATTCATTAGAATTATAGTAGAAAGTCTGTAATGCAACGTGCCTTGCCAGTGGCAGTTAAATTTCTGCACAAGGGCAACAAAGAACTGTCACGCAATATGGCTTCTTATTTGTCATTGGCAGCTATGGAACATGCAAACTTGCTCACACCACATGTGCAACCTATAATAGATTCTATTATTTCTggtatattttattcattatgtTGAGAAGGGTTTCAAGTGATATGTTTTGTCTGCAGGTAATTACCCCCTATGCAGGGTCCTTCCAAACATCTATGAGGTATCTCCTGAACCTTTTCAGGGCCATGCGATGGCCCTAGTATCATTGCTGCCGCATTGTGACAATCAGGAGAAGCTGGCGCTTTTAAATCTCTTTTCATTAATGGCCAAAGACAATCCTGCAGTAAGATCTAATAGTGGTCATAAAATCTTTAACTTATTGCCAGATTTCTAGCTTCTAGAAGCCAGTGTTCCACAACTATGCGAATACTTGTCTAGCCCCACAACAGTAACAGCAaccatgcaaatatttttgcacatGGCCGAAAAGCAACCGCTTCTTTTGGCAGACCACGTATCGGCAATGAAACAAGCAGCTCAAAGGCATCCGCAGACTGTTTGTTTGGCTGCCCAGGTCATTGGAGCTGTGGGGAAATTGAGCAAAGACAGAGCGCAAGATGCTTTGAATTTTGTATTGGAATATTTGCCGAAAGCAGACAGGGGATCTCAGAGTACGCTCTTAAGAGAGGCGACTCTTTTGTGTAGTTCGTATCCGGTATTGTTTACTGACAGAGTTCTTGCCGGTGTTAGACAGAGACATCACACTAGGTTGGTTTATTTCGGTTGTGCAGAGCGCTGTTTTAATAGATGGTGCTTTTAGTACAAATCAACTGGCTCAGAATAGTCAGGTGACATCGGGTGGGGTAACTATCGTGAAGGTCGGGGGACAACCTGCTGAGAAAGTGGTGCCTCAAAGTGTCGGAGGGGGGTACACGAGGAGGGCAAAATTGGGGGATTCACGGAGCACTGGAAGGTGAGACAGATTTCTGAAagcgatttaaaaataatgaacagTAGGTATATAACTCTAATAGTACATTGTGTTATAAGAGTCATATATCCTGTCACGCTAAATACAAAAgcacaaatttttatattttatagattACATACTGCTCAAAATTCAAACACTCATCGGAGCATGACGCGCTTGAACGTAGCTGGAGGATCGGTCGGGGGTTTACATAAAAGTATGACAAAACTAAGTACTTCAAGGTATAATTAAACATCGGTTTTAATGGGCAATACGtagtatttcttttttaacagAGAAATGAATAATATTCCCAACTCCTATGCCTTGCCTCTATCCCCAATAACAGTAATCGGGAGTAAATGGGCTGGAACCAATGTCAAAGTGTCCAGTGGTGGAGTCACTGTGACCACAATTTCACCTCCAAGAATTCAGCGGCCTTTAAGTCAAGGCCCACTTAGTCTGCTCAACAACCATCTGGGTCAAGTATGTCTCCCATTTATTTACatcaaaaaattactgaagCGACTTCTTTAGACTACAATTTCTCCGATAAGCTCAACTCCTCTACCCGTGCCAATAAATAGTAATAGTGTGACGGTTAGCTCTGGTTATACTGGTCCGAGCTCCAGTAGCAACCAAGTGAACATTTTGACTACAGGAACTAGTTTGACAACGCAAAATATTCCGATTATTCCCAGCAGTCCTCCGCCAGAAATGCTAAACATCTCGCAGAGTTTGGTGAACAGTGCTCCGTCTAATGGAAGCGGTAAGTTGGTATTTAGGTATCCTGAAACTGTCCcaaatgtatattattttattgtattccACTAACGCGCCATTAGGAATTGGTTATAGTGAGTTTATGGTGGTAAGTGAAACAAATCAAAGTAATACGCAAATATATTTATGTAGTTATGGTCTAGCCAACGATTTATTTTCATGTGTTTTTTGTCATCTTACAGGTAATGTTAACGTCTGCGGTCCAATGACTGTCATCAGCAGAAGAAGCAACAACAATACAAGTGTGactataataaatcaaaattccgTTGCTAATCAACGAATGAGCGTATTTGAACCTTATCCAATGCGCGACACAATCCAGGTAGGTATAACGCACCTTACAGAGAAAAGGGTCGCAGattcaataaacaaaaaatacagcaTTTTTGTGAGAAGCACTTGGACAAAATCAAACTCTACATGGATAGCGTGTGTCTAAAAATCCCCTATCCGGCCAAGTGCATAATAGAAGAGAAGAGGCAGAAAAAATCGGCAAAGCTACATTTTGCCTGTCAGGCTAGAGGAGAGCACTGTTTATATTCGAAGACTTATTTCACCATGACCACTAGAAATCCTAGGATTTGGATACATTTGATGTTTCTTTCCTTACAAGTATGTGCATTAGAATATTAACACTATTTACATGCTACAAAGATGTAATTTACAGGCTAGACATTCGCATGCGCTAAGTTCGAGGGACGCTCAAGTGGCCAGTTTAAAGCATTGCTGGGATATACTGAaggctgaaaataaaacattcttGACTTTGGTCACTAGTGCCTTTCCATGTTcgaaggtaattaaaaaaaaaaaaaattgccctAAGAGTATATCTTCTGTTTTTCTTCAGGACCAGGAGGCTCTTCTAAGCGAACTGAGACATGCGGGATATTTCGACGTTTTTCAAGTGTGTCCTCCGAATATCGGGGGCTCTACTGATACGTTGGAAAGTAGTGGTCCGTTAAATAGTATAGGGGGAGTCAAATGGGGGTGTTTTTTGTGTGTTCATCCTGAGAAGGCTATGGGTTTCTTGAGAGGTACTTTTTCGacttgtttatttcaaatatgagaTAAATTGTACCAGTAAAACTGTGTTCCTGCTCCATGTGTAAGTCTCTTTCAGGAGACGCTCAGCCGGTAATTGAAGGTcaattaaaagagaaaaagggCAAGTGGCGGCTATTTAGGCGATGGCGAACGAGATATTTTACTTTGTCTGGTGCTCATTTATCGTGCAAGGGATCGGTAAGGTTTCTTTTATAAAGGTTATTGGTTACAGATGCTTTGTAATATAAAAACACGCCTTAGAGCGGTGGTGAATCGATCGACGTAAACCAAATTCGTTCAGTGCGGGTGTCTCGCGGTGCCAGAAACATCCCCAAAGCCTTCGAAATATTCACCGAAAACCAAACTTTGATTTTGAAGCCCAGCGACGGAAAAAATGCGGAGGAATGGGTGCAGTGTTTGAGCATTGTGGTGGCGCATTCCAGAGAATCCGGACAAAATGGAAAAGACAATTCGAGGGGCAAAAGTAACAGTTTGCCCGCGAGGGGGTTGGGAGGCAGCAGAAGTCACATTTAATGTGTACTCACTCTGCACACTAAATTTGCCAATAGAAATTGTCAGAGTTTCCAGTCACTTAAATggtttaataatttcttggATAAACCATCACTATTCATGAAACACATTATTTCCGAATGCAGGGGCATATCAGAATAGAGTTTATTctcgaattaatttttactaacccgaaatttttatttgttttatttgctaTTATGAAAACAATTAATGTAAAACGTATAATCTCTTATATGCGTATGAATGCATACATATCTGCAGATCTGACAGCTGTTGTAAGTAATacattccattaaattttagtcATTAGGGACGATGTACAGGGTCTTAACGCAAATGTACATGTGTAGCATTTTCATAAGAATATTATGGCGTTGAAGAGAAAATTGCTTATCGTGCTTTCGAGATATAActgtaacaatttttttcaaagggATATCTTTTAGATTATTATATCTACGAGATCTTTGTTCTGTTGTTTTCGTACAATGAAGAATTTCTGTCTCATAAGAATTACACGACTAGATATGGAATATTGTAGAAACAATGCGAATATCATGGAAACCAAGGATTTTTCTGTTTAGGCACATCACGAAAAGGTAATGTTCTGCCATTTTCCCTTTAATACCATGAAATTGCaaagaaaattctatttaacttttgtatttgatatatttttgtaagTCTGGAAATAAT belongs to Euwallacea similis isolate ESF13 chromosome 7, ESF131.1, whole genome shotgun sequence and includes:
- the melt gene encoding protein melted; the encoded protein is MKMIEEKAHRKMHELFMQVLKNRDLSRAGDLFSVPDAIIVNDLTNVIKEITAIASLSDYVNNDNDQSVVEICITRVTSCIRETGSIEQHCDALVNLLESCLHHNLQVSNRDEDPPHAKISSDIISCIFLNYSRKSVMQRALPVAVKFLHKGNKELSRNMASYLSLAAMEHANLLTPHVQPIIDSIISGNYPLCRVLPNIYEVSPEPFQGHAMALVSLLPHCDNQEKLALLNLFSLMAKDNPALLEASVPQLCEYLSSPTTVTATMQIFLHMAEKQPLLLADHVSAMKQAAQRHPQTVCLAAQVIGAVGKLSKDRAQDALNFVLEYLPKADRGSQSTLLREATLLCSSYPVLFTDRVLAGVRQRHHTSTNQLAQNSQVTSGGVTIVKVGGQPAEKVVPQSVGGGYTRRAKLGDSRSTGRLHTAQNSNTHRSMTRLNVAGGSVGGLHKSMTKLSTSREMNNIPNSYALPLSPITVIGSKWAGTNVKVSSGGVTVTTISPPRIQRPLSQGPLSLLNNHLGQTTISPISSTPLPVPINSNSVTVSSGYTGPSSSSNQVNILTTGTSLTTQNIPIIPSSPPPEMLNISQSLVNSAPSNGSGNVNVCGPMTVISRRSNNNTSVTIINQNSVANQRMSVFEPYPMRDTIQHFCEKHLDKIKLYMDSVCLKIPYPAKCIIEEKRQKKSAKLHFACQARGEHCLYSKTYFTMTTRNPRIWIHLMFLSLQARHSHALSSRDAQVASLKHCWDILKAENKTFLTLVTSAFPCSKDQEALLSELRHAGYFDVFQVCPPNIGGSTDTLESSGPLNSIGGVKWGCFLCVHPEKAMGFLRGDAQPVIEGQLKEKKGKWRLFRRWRTRYFTLSGAHLSCKGSSGGESIDVNQIRSVRVSRGARNIPKAFEIFTENQTLILKPSDGKNAEEWVQCLSIVVAHSRESGQNGKDNSRGKSNSLPARGLGGSRSHI
- the Pus10 gene encoding putative tRNA pseudouridine synthase Pus10; the encoded protein is MSINSKEDLISVVNFLQELSCCTRCILRLIGTQITENGNPYLHPKEYLNKLVSQQILEDNIQNGISEPCVKKPKSNICPVCLDCFNQESIEIFAEGFKSLDINSYNYSNFSFNVSFPKCLSVRAHSMFLHLKDQFPKFHFGNLYDNKDGLNDILILEPHKIFRAAAIGTFSKILDKQYHPKSHLSFLISLAYENDNTEVEKMKHIIKTKLRKRETKVSRNNISECLKDTEDKMFKKHFLLPPQMPDKSVILQKIDIITDPVYLGGRYLKFKRNVGQTPWVIDGVSVAEHNVQDILFDAISNVLGFLKSNMTFTASGREDIDVRMLGQGRPFYVKIDNPRNRQFSSEQLQEIERQVIKSKMAAVIKLQTVFASNLKIIKCGEASKKKTYRALCKTTAPNIKDAISIINGQNGELKISQVTVMRVLHRRTLMAREKTIYEMKATEILGYDDLFELEMVTQAGTYVKEFIHGDFERTHPNITSLVGCPTDIVALDCIDIDLVWPEENYSNSVAQSINS